In one window of Comamonas testosteroni DNA:
- a CDS encoding adenine phosphoribosyltransferase, producing MQTSTSVNDYLRDHIRTVPDWPAPGVQFRDITPLLQDPKVFRIMTDAFVHRYMDPKLRPDVVAGLDARGFILGAVIAHELNIGFVPIRKKGKLPFTTVEETYELEYGSATVELHTDAVKSGDRVLLIDDLIATGGTMMAGKKLLEKLGATVVEGAAIVDLPELGGSKHLKDSGLPLFTLVDFTGH from the coding sequence ATGCAAACTTCCACCAGCGTCAACGACTATCTGCGCGACCATATCCGCACCGTGCCGGACTGGCCTGCGCCGGGCGTGCAATTCCGCGACATCACACCCCTGCTGCAAGATCCCAAGGTCTTTCGCATCATGACCGATGCCTTTGTTCACCGTTACATGGACCCCAAGCTGCGCCCTGACGTGGTGGCCGGCCTGGATGCGCGCGGATTTATTCTGGGTGCAGTGATCGCTCACGAGCTCAACATCGGCTTTGTACCCATCCGCAAAAAAGGCAAGCTGCCCTTCACCACGGTGGAGGAAACCTATGAGCTCGAATACGGCAGCGCTACCGTGGAACTGCACACCGATGCTGTCAAGTCCGGCGACCGTGTGTTGCTGATTGATGATTTGATCGCCACCGGCGGCACCATGATGGCCGGCAAGAAACTGCTGGAAAAGCTGGGGGCTACCGTGGTGGAAGGCGCAGCGATTGTGGATCTGCCGGAACTGGGCGGCTCCAAGCACCTCAAGGACAGCGGACTGCCCCTGTTCACTCTGGTTGACTTTACCGGGCACTGA
- a CDS encoding Crp/Fnr family transcriptional regulator, translating into MFASTPQDLSALIQAMTTSVATDTAQNVLNAAQWELLAPYLQPINLAASEVLFAEGALDRNLYLVEYGSLSVHYQDSKERIRLALVGPGAIVGEGAFFAHRPRKATVQAAAPSRLWCLTALRYSEIANRQPALALALLTMAGQVLARRAGDTRRRVAST; encoded by the coding sequence ATGTTCGCTTCAACACCTCAGGATTTGTCGGCGCTGATCCAGGCGATGACGACCTCGGTTGCCACCGATACCGCTCAAAACGTACTCAATGCCGCTCAATGGGAGTTGTTGGCGCCGTATCTGCAGCCGATCAATCTGGCAGCCAGCGAGGTGTTGTTTGCCGAAGGGGCGCTGGACCGCAATCTGTACCTGGTGGAGTACGGCTCGCTGAGCGTGCATTACCAGGATTCGAAAGAAAGAATCCGCCTGGCTTTGGTGGGGCCGGGGGCGATTGTGGGGGAAGGGGCTTTTTTCGCCCATCGACCACGCAAGGCCACGGTTCAGGCCGCAGCGCCCAGCCGTCTATGGTGTCTGACTGCGCTGCGTTATTCCGAAATTGCCAACCGCCAGCCTGCTCTGGCGCTGGCGCTGTTGACCATGGCAGGTCAGGTGCTGGCCCGCCGCGCAGGGGACACTCGTCGCCGGGTGGCCAGCACCTGA
- a CDS encoding phosphoglycerate kinase, with the protein MNIIRFSDLCAQGNAQGQRVFIRADLNVPLNDAGEITEDTRVRASVPAIEMALKAGAAVMVTSHLGRPTEGEFKPEDSLAPVAKRLSELLGRDVPLVANWVDGVQVAPGQVVLLENCRVNVGEKKNKPELAQKLAKLCDIFVNDAFGTAHRAEGTTYGIAEYAPIACAGPLLSAEIDALNKALAAPARPLAAIVAGSKVSTKLTILKSLADKVDQLIVGGGIANTFMLAAGLKIGKSLAEPDLVADAKAVIDVMAARGANVPVPTDVVTAKTFAADAVATVKKASEVADDDMILDIGPETAALLAEQLKKAGTIVWNGPVGVFEFDQFANGTKVIAQAIAESPAFSIAGGGDTLAAIAKYGIEKDVGYISTGGGAFLEVLEGKKLPAFEILEKRANG; encoded by the coding sequence ATGAACATCATCCGCTTCTCCGATCTGTGCGCCCAGGGCAATGCCCAGGGACAACGTGTTTTCATCCGTGCCGACCTGAACGTGCCCTTGAACGACGCCGGTGAAATCACCGAAGACACGCGTGTGCGCGCTTCCGTGCCGGCCATCGAAATGGCTTTGAAGGCCGGCGCTGCGGTGATGGTCACCAGCCACCTGGGCCGCCCCACCGAAGGCGAATTCAAGCCCGAGGACTCGCTGGCACCCGTGGCCAAGCGCCTGTCCGAGCTGCTGGGCCGCGATGTGCCCCTGGTGGCCAACTGGGTGGACGGCGTGCAGGTCGCGCCCGGCCAGGTCGTGCTGCTGGAAAACTGCCGCGTCAACGTGGGCGAGAAGAAGAACAAGCCCGAGCTGGCCCAGAAGCTGGCCAAGCTCTGCGACATCTTTGTGAACGATGCCTTCGGCACCGCTCACCGTGCCGAAGGCACGACCTACGGCATCGCAGAATACGCTCCCATCGCCTGCGCCGGCCCGCTGCTGTCGGCCGAGATCGACGCGCTGAACAAGGCACTGGCTGCGCCCGCCCGTCCCCTGGCCGCCATCGTGGCCGGCTCCAAGGTGTCCACCAAGCTGACCATCCTCAAGAGCCTGGCCGACAAGGTGGATCAGCTCATCGTGGGCGGCGGCATTGCCAACACCTTCATGCTGGCTGCCGGCCTGAAGATTGGCAAGTCGCTGGCCGAGCCCGATCTGGTGGCCGATGCCAAGGCCGTGATCGACGTCATGGCTGCCCGTGGCGCCAATGTGCCCGTGCCCACCGACGTGGTCACCGCCAAGACCTTTGCAGCCGACGCCGTGGCCACCGTCAAGAAGGCCTCCGAAGTGGCGGATGACGACATGATTCTGGACATCGGCCCGGAAACCGCAGCCCTGCTGGCCGAGCAGCTCAAGAAGGCCGGCACCATCGTCTGGAACGGCCCCGTGGGCGTGTTCGAGTTCGACCAGTTTGCCAATGGCACCAAGGTCATCGCCCAGGCGATTGCCGAGTCCCCCGCCTTCAGCATTGCCGGCGGCGGTGATACTCTGGCCGCCATTGCCAAGTACGGTATTGAAAAGGATGTGGGCTACATCTCCACAGGCGGCGGTGCCTTCCTGGAAGTGCTGGAGGGCAAGAAGCTGCCTGCCTTCGAGATCCTGGAAAAGCGCGCCAATGGCTGA
- a CDS encoding AzlD domain-containing protein, translating into MMSSFWVIVACIGLALITLITRAFFMIPERELPLPNWLKRGLKYAPLAALAAVIAPEIVMSNGQLIGSLADARLPALAASVVYFFYKRSILGTIALGMAIYLPLHIGLGW; encoded by the coding sequence ATGATGAGCAGTTTCTGGGTCATCGTTGCCTGCATCGGTCTGGCGCTCATCACGCTGATCACGCGTGCTTTCTTCATGATCCCCGAGCGTGAGCTGCCGCTGCCCAACTGGCTCAAGCGCGGGCTCAAATACGCGCCGTTGGCGGCCCTGGCAGCGGTGATTGCGCCCGAGATCGTGATGAGCAATGGTCAGCTGATAGGCAGTCTGGCCGATGCGCGATTGCCTGCGCTGGCTGCTTCGGTGGTGTATTTTTTTTACAAGCGCAGCATTCTTGGCACCATTGCTTTAGGGATGGCGATTTATCTGCCGCTGCATATCGGTCTGGGCTGGTAG
- a CDS encoding AzlC family ABC transporter permease, with protein sequence MTDMVLTLGQRAKSIVRDPFFWVGSKEMGGTALGIAAWGLVTGVAMVKSGLSVPLALLMGLTVYAGSAQLAVLPLMAVGAPLWVVWFTAICVNLRFVILSSMWRSYFANLSLRHRLAVAYFSGDVIFVNFMRRYPEARPQPEQLPYFWGAALTNWVAWQIPSTLGIFLADQIPLSWGLGFAGVLALLGVLLSMLKDRATWVASIVACTAAVAAFALPLKLNILVAIAAAVAAGLTAEQLQKQASRLPAVKDEEERS encoded by the coding sequence ATGACGGATATGGTGCTCACGCTGGGTCAGCGTGCGAAATCGATAGTCAGGGATCCGTTCTTCTGGGTCGGCTCCAAAGAGATGGGTGGCACCGCTCTGGGCATTGCCGCCTGGGGTCTGGTGACCGGCGTGGCCATGGTCAAAAGCGGCCTTTCCGTTCCCCTGGCGCTGCTCATGGGCTTGACTGTCTATGCGGGCAGTGCCCAGTTGGCCGTGCTGCCGCTGATGGCCGTGGGAGCTCCGCTGTGGGTGGTCTGGTTCACCGCCATCTGCGTGAACCTGCGTTTTGTGATCCTGTCCAGCATGTGGCGCAGCTATTTCGCCAACCTGAGTCTGCGTCACCGTCTGGCGGTCGCCTATTTCAGCGGCGATGTGATTTTCGTGAACTTCATGCGCCGCTACCCAGAGGCCAGGCCGCAGCCCGAGCAACTGCCCTATTTCTGGGGTGCGGCGCTGACCAACTGGGTGGCCTGGCAGATCCCGTCCACGCTGGGCATTTTCCTGGCCGATCAGATTCCTCTGTCCTGGGGGCTGGGCTTCGCCGGCGTGCTGGCGTTGTTGGGCGTGCTGTTGTCCATGCTCAAGGACCGCGCAACCTGGGTGGCCTCGATCGTAGCCTGTACGGCAGCCGTGGCGGCTTTTGCGCTGCCGCTCAAGCTCAATATCCTGGTGGCGATCGCTGCCGCCGTGGCTGCAGGCCTGACGGCCGAGCAGCTGCAAAAGCAGGCCAGCCGGCTGCCTGCGGTGAAGGATGAGGAGGAGCGGTCATGA
- the fmt gene encoding methionyl-tRNA formyltransferase, whose amino-acid sequence MKVIFAGTPEFARVALESLLAAGFEVPLVLTQPDRPAGRGMKLQASPVKQCALEHGIAVAQPLSLRLDGKYPEDAAAAKVAIDAAQADVMVVAAYGLILPQWVLDTPRLGCLNIHASLLPRWRGAAPIHRAIEAGDAETGVTIMQMDAGLDTGDMCVIERLPISAHDTTASLHDKLATLGGRLIVQALEMAACGGLNRTPQPADGVTYAHKIEKAESLIDWSESADVIARRLRAFNPFPGGATSLGGEAIKVWEAQAQQGSGAPGCVLSADARGVRVACGSGVLNMTLLQRAGGKRLAAGDFLRGFELPAGAQLGEDAGEV is encoded by the coding sequence ATGAAAGTCATTTTTGCCGGCACGCCCGAATTTGCGCGCGTGGCCCTGGAGAGTCTGCTGGCTGCAGGTTTTGAAGTCCCGTTGGTGCTGACGCAGCCGGATCGCCCCGCCGGGCGCGGCATGAAGCTGCAAGCCTCTCCCGTCAAGCAGTGCGCTTTGGAGCATGGCATTGCCGTGGCCCAGCCGCTGAGCCTGCGTCTGGACGGTAAATATCCCGAAGACGCCGCTGCCGCAAAGGTCGCTATCGATGCCGCCCAGGCCGATGTGATGGTGGTGGCTGCCTATGGCCTGATCCTGCCCCAATGGGTGCTCGATACGCCGCGCCTGGGCTGCTTGAACATTCACGCCAGCCTGCTGCCGCGCTGGCGCGGTGCAGCGCCGATTCATCGCGCCATCGAGGCCGGCGATGCCGAAACCGGCGTCACCATCATGCAGATGGATGCCGGCCTGGATACCGGCGATATGTGCGTGATCGAGCGTCTGCCGATTTCTGCGCACGACACCACGGCCAGCCTGCACGACAAGCTGGCCACGCTGGGCGGCCGCCTGATTGTGCAAGCGCTGGAAATGGCGGCCTGCGGAGGTCTCAATCGCACGCCACAGCCTGCCGATGGAGTGACCTATGCACACAAGATCGAGAAGGCCGAGAGCCTGATCGACTGGAGCGAAAGCGCCGACGTCATTGCGCGCCGCCTGCGTGCTTTCAATCCCTTCCCCGGCGGTGCCACCAGTCTGGGCGGCGAAGCCATCAAGGTCTGGGAAGCACAGGCCCAGCAAGGCAGCGGCGCGCCCGGCTGCGTGCTGTCAGCCGATGCCCGGGGCGTGCGCGTGGCCTGTGGCAGTGGCGTCCTCAATATGACGCTGCTGCAGCGCGCGGGCGGCAAGCGCCTGGCCGCAGGCGATTTTCTGCGTGGCTTCGAGTTGCCCGCAGGCGCGCAACTGGGCGAGGATGCTGGCGAGGTATGA
- the def gene encoding peptide deformylase, with product MAILSILCYPDPRLHKVAKPVAQVDERIQTLVKDMLETMYDAQGIGLAATQIDVHERVIVIDVSEKRNEPMTLINPEILWASEEKQLGEEGCLSVPGIYDGVERSIAVKVKALDERGNSREIDAEGMLAICIQHEMDHLLGKVFVEYLSPLKRNRIKTKLVKAQKQALRA from the coding sequence ATGGCCATTCTTTCCATCCTCTGCTATCCCGATCCCCGTCTTCACAAGGTCGCCAAGCCCGTGGCGCAGGTGGATGAGCGCATCCAGACTCTGGTGAAAGACATGCTCGAGACCATGTATGACGCCCAGGGCATCGGCTTGGCCGCGACGCAGATTGATGTGCATGAGCGCGTCATCGTGATTGACGTGTCCGAGAAGCGCAATGAGCCCATGACTCTGATCAACCCCGAGATTCTCTGGGCCAGCGAGGAAAAGCAGCTTGGCGAGGAAGGCTGCCTGTCCGTGCCCGGCATCTACGACGGCGTGGAGCGCTCCATTGCCGTCAAGGTCAAGGCCCTGGATGAGCGCGGCAACAGCCGTGAGATCGACGCCGAAGGCATGCTGGCCATCTGTATCCAGCACGAGATGGATCACCTGCTGGGTAAGGTGTTTGTCGAGTACCTCTCGCCGCTGAAGCGCAATCGCATCAAGACCAAGCTGGTCAAGGCACAAAAGCAAGCCCTGAGGGCCTGA
- a CDS encoding LysM peptidoglycan-binding domain-containing protein, translating to MTAFATARTLSIGATLLAALTSVHAQSYPVTATQRSTAQQVAQQGIPENELASNAPAQYTVKRGDTLWSISGMYLRQPWRWPDLWGMNLSSIANPHLIYPGQMLYLVRSNGYARLSTTAPNGDSEVVRLSPQTRESSLNDLALPTLPPHLIEPFLAEPLVVDRMALAQAPRIIATQDKRVLMANGDRAYVRNSGGALITTGKGQPASYRIFRDATPLKDPVTGEILGYEAKYLGSATVARSETLLESAPGQPVQTTPGTVDIIRSKNEIRAGDRLLPSPEQQYLSYVPHAPRQAVDAAVVSIYGDSVGYNAAQNQVIAINKGARDGMDVGTVLELVNRGNVIVDKTSPSRDRVKLPDEANGYAMVFKVFDRVSYALITTAQRGVNVGDGLQSPLP from the coding sequence ATGACCGCATTTGCCACTGCACGCACCTTGAGCATTGGAGCCACATTGCTTGCAGCCCTGACTTCGGTCCATGCCCAAAGCTATCCTGTGACCGCCACCCAGCGCTCCACCGCACAGCAAGTCGCTCAGCAAGGCATCCCCGAGAACGAACTGGCGTCCAACGCTCCCGCGCAATACACCGTCAAGCGTGGCGACACTCTATGGAGCATCTCGGGCATGTATCTGCGCCAGCCCTGGCGCTGGCCCGACCTCTGGGGCATGAACCTCTCCAGCATCGCCAACCCTCATCTGATCTACCCCGGCCAGATGCTGTATCTGGTGCGCAGCAACGGCTATGCCCGCCTGTCGACCACTGCCCCCAACGGCGATTCCGAGGTAGTGCGTCTGTCGCCGCAAACGCGTGAATCGTCACTCAACGACCTGGCCCTGCCCACGCTGCCGCCGCATCTGATCGAGCCCTTCCTGGCCGAGCCGCTGGTGGTGGACAGAATGGCCCTGGCACAGGCACCGCGCATCATCGCCACCCAGGACAAGCGCGTGCTCATGGCCAATGGCGATCGCGCCTATGTGCGCAACTCCGGCGGTGCGCTGATCACCACCGGCAAGGGCCAGCCCGCGAGCTACCGCATCTTCCGCGATGCCACGCCCCTCAAGGATCCCGTCACCGGAGAAATCCTGGGCTACGAAGCCAAGTACCTGGGCAGTGCCACCGTGGCACGTAGTGAAACATTGCTTGAATCCGCGCCAGGCCAGCCTGTACAGACCACGCCTGGAACAGTGGACATCATCCGCTCCAAGAACGAAATCCGCGCCGGTGACCGTCTGCTGCCCTCGCCCGAGCAGCAGTATCTGAGCTATGTGCCCCATGCCCCGCGCCAAGCGGTGGATGCCGCCGTGGTCTCCATCTACGGCGACTCGGTGGGCTATAACGCGGCTCAGAATCAGGTCATTGCCATCAACAAGGGGGCTCGGGACGGCATGGACGTCGGCACGGTGCTGGAACTCGTCAACAGGGGCAATGTCATCGTGGACAAGACCAGTCCCAGCCGTGACCGAGTGAAGCTGCCCGACGAGGCCAATGGCTATGCCATGGTCTTCAAGGTGTTTGACCGAGTTTCCTACGCGCTCATCACCACGGCCCAGCGCGGAGTGAATGTGGGCGATGGCCTGCAGTCACCCCTGCCCTGA
- the dprA gene encoding DNA-processing protein DprA, giving the protein MVSPPSQDAHHALPDAEALAWLRLLLTPGLGRTTARRLLASAGSADAVWQLPLSTWAECATQAQIKALTALPADWERHCTTLARWLASPAPGTLHTVIHLGNSQYPDCLLQTEDPPLLLFVQGPATLLASARPWFPYPATLAMVGSRNPSAQGVINARSMAQALAEQGLCIVSGLARGIDAAAHEGALQARSGPNPCTIAVVGTGLDQVYPRAHAKLAQQIALHGLVISEYPLGSEPLPRHFPQRNRIISGLSQGTLVVEAALQSGSLITARLANEQGREVFAMPGSIHAPQAKGCHALIRQGAKLVETADNVLEELQGLKLVPTKAEQAQEAIKNKAPTPESPLLQALGHDPMTLESLSDRTGWDAAHLQAQLMELELDGLVARLPGGLYQRLTQS; this is encoded by the coding sequence ATGGTATCGCCCCCGTCACAAGATGCGCACCATGCCCTACCCGATGCCGAAGCTCTGGCCTGGCTGCGCCTGCTGCTGACACCAGGTCTTGGACGCACCACGGCACGCCGCCTACTGGCCAGCGCCGGTAGTGCAGACGCGGTCTGGCAGCTGCCGCTGTCCACATGGGCGGAATGCGCCACTCAGGCTCAGATCAAGGCTCTGACAGCGCTTCCGGCTGACTGGGAAAGGCATTGCACCACCCTGGCTCGATGGCTGGCCTCGCCCGCACCGGGGACCTTGCACACCGTGATCCATCTGGGCAACTCTCAATATCCGGACTGCCTGCTGCAGACCGAAGACCCCCCCCTGCTGCTGTTTGTCCAAGGTCCAGCAACACTGCTGGCATCTGCCCGGCCCTGGTTCCCCTATCCCGCCACCCTGGCCATGGTGGGCAGCCGCAATCCATCCGCCCAGGGCGTCATCAATGCGCGCAGCATGGCGCAGGCACTGGCCGAGCAAGGGCTGTGCATAGTCTCAGGTCTGGCACGCGGCATCGATGCAGCAGCCCATGAGGGGGCACTCCAGGCCCGCTCAGGCCCCAACCCCTGTACCATTGCCGTCGTCGGCACCGGACTCGATCAGGTCTATCCGCGCGCGCACGCCAAACTGGCGCAGCAAATTGCGCTCCATGGGCTGGTCATCAGCGAATACCCGCTGGGCAGCGAGCCCTTGCCCAGGCATTTCCCTCAGCGCAACCGCATCATCTCCGGCCTGTCGCAAGGCACCCTGGTGGTGGAAGCCGCCTTGCAGTCTGGCTCGCTCATCACGGCCCGTCTGGCCAACGAGCAGGGGCGTGAAGTCTTTGCCATGCCCGGCTCCATCCACGCGCCGCAGGCCAAGGGCTGCCATGCGCTGATACGCCAGGGGGCCAAGCTGGTGGAAACCGCTGACAATGTGCTTGAAGAGCTTCAAGGACTGAAGCTCGTACCAACCAAAGCCGAGCAAGCGCAAGAAGCTATCAAAAATAAAGCGCCGACACCCGAGAGCCCGTTGCTGCAGGCGCTGGGCCATGACCCCATGACACTGGAGTCCTTGAGCGATCGCACGGGCTGGGATGCCGCCCATTTGCAGGCGCAGTTGATGGAGTTGGAGCTCGACGGCCTGGTCGCGCGCCTGCCTGGCGGCCTCTACCAGCGACTTACTCAAAGCTGA
- a CDS encoding DUF1631 domain-containing protein has protein sequence MALSQSSSTAPAAPQQLGWQARLRWVHGICQGLPKVAQQLDEFLSNQSSVVSTAKEMQEWREAWVGFQQNKDAWLQACAQALQQAARKPRSGSAESHSSGSAPLTFELLSDEVVENKILASRMALAMGETLQPGFEAMRLRIQALEGHELASQDMFRAETICLHLVEQWLGSGMERKHLLRAVEPLQNALAPLMESEYSILHKLLDAKGVSKAQDAPLRVRRTEGGPSTGAMHLGASSGYGNASDAGWANSAMQYMPAGMAAGLGAGPGMAPGLILPPGASAGLGMLARARHRALDAMNQLRQVLSQPAVGIPGLMPGTPVVPMPPASAALAQALQEQQHLMAAELQAQYPSGVGSAMAMPAMDYSQAAIGQLVNLVRERSADWKQKAETKSEKATIEVVALMFQSILSEDRLPPSIRVWFARLQVPVLRVALAEPQFFSDLNHPARKLIDRMGSCVMGFDASSINGNALETEIRRVVQVIEQYPETGQKVFALVLREFEEFLTRHFAQHRSTAKITSVAQQVEQKETLAIQYTIELRNMLTDMPVREEVRDFLFKSWADVLAMATVRYGAKDARAMRLKQAASELVWSASAKPLRQERARVIQGLPTLLQTLREGLELVSVTGEAQSTAIKMLTDTLAQAFMSKTAAIPTERIEAMAKRLAELEKYISEDGKLDDLPLSSESIELMLGVDAGDLNVIANTDSPVEPAMLEWAQSLESGRWFTLDHNGARVQVQYVWHSRRKHLHLFASLDGHCYLLQAQRMATYLQAGLLAVHDAEALTVRATRDALQKIQANPERLV, from the coding sequence ATGGCTCTCTCGCAGTCTTCCTCCACCGCGCCTGCGGCCCCGCAACAGCTGGGCTGGCAGGCGCGCTTGCGTTGGGTCCATGGCATTTGTCAGGGCCTGCCCAAGGTCGCTCAGCAACTGGATGAATTCCTCTCCAACCAGAGCAGTGTCGTCTCCACTGCCAAGGAGATGCAGGAGTGGCGCGAGGCCTGGGTCGGCTTTCAGCAGAACAAGGATGCGTGGTTGCAGGCATGCGCCCAGGCGCTGCAGCAGGCTGCGCGCAAGCCGCGCTCTGGCAGTGCGGAGAGCCACTCGTCGGGCTCGGCTCCGCTGACCTTCGAGCTGCTCAGCGACGAGGTCGTCGAAAACAAGATTCTTGCCTCTCGCATGGCCCTGGCCATGGGAGAAACGCTGCAGCCCGGTTTCGAGGCCATGCGCCTGCGTATCCAGGCACTGGAGGGCCATGAACTGGCTTCCCAGGACATGTTCCGTGCAGAGACCATCTGCCTGCATCTGGTCGAGCAATGGCTGGGCAGCGGCATGGAGCGCAAGCATTTGCTCAGGGCCGTGGAGCCCTTGCAGAATGCGCTGGCTCCGCTGATGGAGTCGGAATACAGCATCCTGCACAAGCTGCTGGATGCCAAGGGAGTCAGCAAGGCCCAGGATGCTCCGTTGCGCGTGCGACGTACCGAGGGCGGCCCGTCCACCGGTGCCATGCATCTGGGTGCCAGCAGTGGCTATGGCAATGCGTCCGATGCGGGTTGGGCCAACTCTGCCATGCAGTACATGCCGGCCGGTATGGCAGCCGGCCTGGGCGCCGGGCCCGGGATGGCCCCAGGACTGATCCTGCCGCCAGGCGCCAGCGCCGGCCTGGGCATGCTGGCGCGGGCGCGACATCGCGCGCTGGATGCCATGAATCAGCTGCGCCAGGTGCTGAGCCAGCCTGCGGTCGGCATTCCAGGTCTGATGCCAGGCACGCCTGTCGTTCCCATGCCGCCGGCGTCTGCCGCTTTGGCGCAGGCGCTGCAGGAGCAGCAACATCTGATGGCGGCCGAGCTCCAGGCCCAGTATCCGTCCGGGGTCGGTTCGGCAATGGCCATGCCTGCCATGGACTACAGCCAGGCAGCGATCGGCCAGCTGGTCAATCTGGTGCGCGAGCGCTCGGCTGACTGGAAGCAAAAGGCCGAGACCAAGAGCGAGAAGGCGACCATCGAGGTGGTGGCGCTGATGTTCCAGAGCATTCTTTCGGAAGACCGGCTGCCGCCGTCCATTCGCGTGTGGTTCGCGCGCTTGCAGGTCCCCGTTTTGCGCGTGGCCCTGGCCGAGCCGCAGTTCTTCAGCGATCTCAACCACCCGGCGCGCAAGCTGATCGACCGCATGGGCTCCTGCGTCATGGGCTTTGATGCCAGCAGCATCAATGGCAATGCGCTGGAGACCGAGATCCGCCGCGTGGTCCAGGTGATAGAGCAGTACCCTGAAACCGGGCAGAAGGTCTTCGCCCTGGTGCTGCGCGAGTTCGAGGAATTTCTCACCAGGCACTTTGCCCAGCATCGGTCCACGGCCAAGATCACCAGCGTGGCTCAGCAGGTGGAGCAGAAGGAGACGCTGGCCATCCAATACACCATCGAGCTGCGCAATATGCTCACTGATATGCCGGTGCGCGAAGAGGTGCGAGACTTTCTCTTCAAGTCCTGGGCCGATGTGCTGGCCATGGCCACTGTGCGCTATGGCGCCAAGGATGCGCGGGCCATGCGCCTCAAGCAGGCGGCCAGCGAGCTGGTCTGGTCGGCCAGCGCCAAGCCGCTGCGTCAGGAGCGCGCGCGTGTCATCCAGGGCTTGCCGACCTTGCTGCAGACCTTGCGTGAAGGGCTGGAGCTGGTGAGCGTGACGGGCGAGGCACAGTCGACCGCGATCAAGATGTTGACCGATACGCTGGCACAGGCCTTCATGTCCAAGACGGCGGCCATTCCGACCGAGCGTATCGAGGCCATGGCCAAGCGCCTGGCGGAGCTGGAAAAATACATCAGCGAGGATGGCAAGCTCGACGATCTGCCGCTGTCCAGCGAGAGCATAGAGCTGATGCTGGGCGTGGATGCGGGCGATCTGAACGTCATTGCCAACACGGACAGCCCGGTGGAGCCCGCCATGCTGGAGTGGGCTCAGTCGCTGGAAAGCGGTCGCTGGTTCACGCTGGACCACAACGGTGCCCGTGTGCAGGTGCAATATGTCTGGCATAGCCGTCGCAAGCATCTGCATTTGTTCGCCTCGCTGGATGGACATTGCTATCTGCTGCAGGCGCAGCGCATGGCGACCTATCTGCAGGCCGGCTTGCTCGCGGTGCATGATGCCGAAGCCCTGACGGTGCGCGCCACGCGCGATGCACTGCAGAAAATCCAGGCGAATCCGGAAAGACTGGTCTAA
- the secF gene encoding protein translocase subunit SecF, producing the protein MEFFRIKKDIPFMKYALVFNAISFITFALAVFFLFSRGLHLSVEFTGGTVMEVAYTQPADIGKVRETVSKLGYADVIVQNFGTSKDVMIRLPVQKGVTTAQQSERVITALKAEDAEVTLRRTEFVGPQVGDELMHNGLMALGMVVLGIIIYLAFRFEWKFGVAAIIANLHDVIIILGFFAFFQWEFSLSVLAGVLAVLGYSVNESVVIFDRIREAFRKFRKLSTHEVIDHAITSTMSRTIITHASTEAMVLSMFFFGGPSLHYFALALTIGILFGIYSSVFVAAAIAMWLGVKREDLVKAPAKSGPQDPNDPNSGAVV; encoded by the coding sequence ATGGAGTTCTTCCGCATCAAAAAAGACATTCCGTTCATGAAGTACGCGTTGGTCTTCAACGCGATTTCCTTCATCACCTTTGCGCTGGCCGTTTTCTTCCTGTTCTCGCGCGGCCTGCATCTGTCCGTGGAGTTCACGGGCGGTACGGTCATGGAAGTGGCCTACACCCAGCCTGCCGACATCGGCAAGGTGCGTGAAACCGTTTCCAAGCTCGGCTATGCCGATGTGATCGTGCAGAATTTCGGTACATCCAAGGATGTGATGATTCGTCTGCCCGTGCAAAAGGGCGTGACGACTGCTCAGCAAAGTGAGCGGGTGATCACTGCACTGAAGGCCGAGGATGCAGAGGTCACGCTGCGCCGCACCGAGTTTGTCGGCCCGCAGGTGGGCGATGAGCTGATGCACAACGGCCTGATGGCGCTGGGCATGGTGGTGCTGGGCATCATCATCTATCTGGCCTTCCGCTTCGAGTGGAAGTTCGGTGTGGCGGCCATCATTGCCAACTTGCACGACGTGATCATCATCCTGGGCTTCTTTGCCTTCTTCCAGTGGGAGTTCTCGCTGTCCGTGCTGGCAGGCGTGCTGGCCGTGCTGGGCTACTCGGTCAACGAGTCCGTGGTGATCTTCGACCGTATCCGGGAGGCCTTCCGCAAGTTCCGCAAGCTCAGCACCCACGAGGTGATCGACCACGCCATCACGTCGACCATGAGCCGGACCATCATCACTCACGCCTCGACCGAAGCCATGGTGCTGTCCATGTTCTTCTTTGGCGGCCCCAGCCTGCATTACTTTGCACTGGCGCTGACGATCGGTATCTTGTTCGGTATCTATTCTTCGGTGTTCGTGGCGGCTGCCATTGCCATGTGGCTGGGCGTCAAGCGCGAAGATCTGGTCAAGGCTCCAGCCAAGTCCGGGCCGCAGGATCCGAATGATCCCAACTCGGGGGCCGTGGTCTGA